The following is a genomic window from Flavobacterium crassostreae.
CCAGAGCAAGGTAGCTAAATACGGATTATCAATAAACGGATTTCGGACTCCTTGTGCATTGGCAATAACGTTGTTACGCTGTATTTCAAAAGCCGAAACGGGATCTTCTTTATTCCATTTTAAAAACAAATCAATTGTCCCTACTTTTTCAACGCTTTCTCCATACCGAATAGCAAGATATAGCACCATTCGGGCAACATCACCTCGCCAATCATCCCCCGGATACCATTGGTTGTTTTTCAGTGCGTAGCTGCCAGTACCATCCGTGTAAGAATAATTACTCCTAAGTGAATTGACAGCATCATCACACGATCTTAAATGGTGCAAATCACTTACGGCTTCGGCCGCTGTTAATTTGGATTGCGGATAAATATGCTCCGTATTAAAGGTTTGTGGCATATACGAGTTGGTTCCGGAGGTGTATTCTTCCCAATACCTACTTTGGCCGGAGTACATCAATAGTACATTTTTGGTGTTATTAGGGTCTTGGTCTGCTTTATAAAGATATTGGTGTCTTTGGCCATAAGACAAATGGGTAGTATGCTTGGCTGTGGTTACTTTTTTAAGCTCTTGGAGCAAAATGGTTTTGTCTTTGCAAAAAAACACACTACTATAATACTCTTTTATAGAATTAGGTATGCTGAAAGAAATGTTTTCTACCACAGTAACGATAACCGTAGCTTCAGAACAAGAGGCAGTAGGCACATCATTATCACAAAGCGAATATTTAAAAGTATCTGTGCCCACAAAACCATTGCTTGGGGTATAGGTTACGGTACCATCCGCATGTAGTTTTACCGAGCCTTTGGTACCAGTGTTGTCTATGTTGCTTATTGTGGCATCATCTACTACCAGATCATTTGCTACTAGTGTGCTGATTGTTGTGGTGGTATTCATCCCCACTGTTACTAGATCTTTTTGGGCGGTTGGGTTGCCTTTGTCGGTTACTGTTATTGTTACTTTGGCAGTGGAGCAGGATGCAGCTTGGTCCAGATCACATAGAGTATACTCAAAACTATCTGTACCAGTAAAATTTTTGGCAGGGGTGTAGGTATAGGTTTTGTCGTTATTGTTTTGAATGGTTCCTCCCATACTGCTGGTAGCATCTATACTAGTAATGCTAGTGTTGTCTTTGAGGGTGTCATTTGCTAATAAATTTTGGAGAATAATAGCGGTATTTTCGGAAATGTTTATTTGATCGTTTACAGCAACAACAGACACTGTTTTTTTTGGAACCACTGGGGTTATTTCTTCGTTAGAAGTACTGCAATTAAGGCATAGAATTGCAGCCGAGAGTAGTAAGATTATTTTTTTCACGAGTAACTTTGTTAAAAAAACCTCTTGCCATTAAGGCAAGAGGTTGTATTTGATTATAGTATGTTCAGAATAGGTTTTTAAAGCACAATCCAGTTGTTTCCTTTTTTGACTACCGTCAAAGACTCTGTACCGGCAGCACCATTATAGATTGCAAAGGTAACATTGTATTTTTCGCCTTCTTGGGCCAATGGAGCCATTTTGTTGATTACAAATGTTAATCCTTCGGCAATCATGTCATTGGTCCAAAAATTTTGACTTCCATTTCTTCTTTCAAAGTTTTTGTATTTGCCTGCATTTGCAGCTGGATTAGGGTATTTTGTAGCTAAAGAAGCTTCAATTGAGGCATAATCTTGGGTGGCTAATGTATAAGAAACAGCACTGTTAAGTGTCCATGTTGTGGCGTTTTTTTTGCGAGTAAACGAAAGCGTCTGAGTAACAAAATTTTGATATTTTACAAATGCAGTTCCGTTAAATTCAAAATTGGCTACATAACTCGTAGTGCTTTTAGTAGAAGAGTCATAAAGCTCATACATGCTTTGCACTACATCTCCTGTTTTTTTGGAGTCAAATTTATAAAGATCTAACAAACCTATGGGTAGTTTTTGTTCCGCTTCGGTTTTGCTAGAAAAATTAGCGTAGCCTTCTCCCATGGCTTTGTATTGGTCTAATGTAAACCCAGGGATTTTTGTCCAGCTAGTTCCATTGTATAAAAACCCATCGGTTACAACAGACACACTACCAGAATAGTATTTGTAGTTTAAAGATACAAAATCGCCATTTGCAGCAGCAGGATATTTAGTATTTAAATAGGATATGAGCTGTTCTGGTTTGTCAAAGTTTTTATAATTGTTTCCTGTAATAGGGTTGTACTCTGCGTCTGCTATTTTATAAACGGGAGCACTAGGGGTGGTTTTAGGAGCGTCAATTTTAAAGGTAACCAATGCTTCTGCTTCTCCTGCGCCAGGATAGGTTTTGTTTAGTAAGGTAGGGATTAAGGCTTTTGCTTGATCAAAATTACTAAAATAGGGGTTTTTTAATTGAAGGTCCTTTTTGTAATTATCTTCGGACATTGTCAATTCTGCTTTGCCCTCAAAGTTGGTTTCTGTTTTAACTTCATTAGTAATATCTTCTAATGGGTCACAACTCACTAGGGTAGTGGTGGCAACAATGGCAAGTGTATAGAGTATTTTTTTCATGATCTTTTTTTTTAGTAATTAAGAGTTAATCCTATGCTATAGGTTCTTCCTGCGCCATAATATACAAAGGCAGAACTTGCTGTTCCGTCAATATCATTAGCATCAGAGATGTAGGTCGTATTTAGGGCGTTGTTTACTTTTCCGTTTAGGTTAGCCTCAAAAGAGCCAAATTTAAAATGGTGATTCATTCCTAAATCGATCAAACCATAAGCGGGTACTTTCCATAATGAAGGCATGTTTTCTTTGCTTCTGTTGGTAACATCATAAGAGGAGTATAAGTTTCCGGCATAGTTGTAATCTACATAAAATTGCGATTTAGGAGCGTATTTGTATTTTGCACCTAAGGCAAATGTGGTTTGTGCTGCATCTCCTACTTTTAGATCTTTAGCAAAAACGTTAATTTCTTTTCCTACAATTTCGCCACTTTCATCTCTAATAAAACCAGACACATTGCTTTTCCATTTCCAGTTTCCAAGAGAGGCCATTGCGGTGAACGAAAGGTTTTCTGTAGCTTTTATTTTAGCATCAATTTCTACCCCTTGGTGTAAAGCGTCCATCCCTTGTAAATTGGCATAAAAACGCTCTTGTGTACTTGCTATAACAGTAGTAGAAGTAATGGTTTTGTCTAACCAATAGGTGTTGTATACGTTTAGGTTTATGGATGCTCTTTCGCTTCTAAAACCGTAACCAACTTCGGCACTAAATACTTTTTCGTTTTGGGCATTTTTATTTAAATCTAAAGTATTATCATCTAAAAATACCGAATTTAAAAAAGGTGCTTTTGAAAAATAACCAACATTAACAAACACATTATTTTTGTTATCTAGGTTGTAGTTACCTCCTCCTTTAATACCATAGCCTACAAAATTGATGGCATCCGAAGTTCTTGCGTTATCCGCAATGGTGTTGCTCATAAATTCTTCTTTTTGGTAATTGGTGTTAGAAATGTCTGTGGCAATAAAAAGGTTTGCTTTGTCATTTACTTGGTATTCTCCTTGTAAAAACAGACCGCCTCTGGTTACAATTCCGTCATAATCTTTGTTATAACGGTCTCCTACTTTTAATGCTTTTCCGTATGTTTTTTTGGTTGTTTTAGGGTCTGTAAAGAATAGACCTCCCAATAAATCATCTACTTGGTACCAGTGCGAACCCACATAATAACGGGCATCTAATCCACCAGAGACTCTTAATTTTTCATTAATATCATTTTTGTAGGTAGACAACAAACCATACCATTGGTGTGAATTTCTTGAAGATGCAATGATATCTGTAGCACCAGCAATCCCATTAGCTCTATTTTCGTCTACTATTTGGTCTATGTCTATTGGTTGATCAACGCCACCTATTCGGTATTGGTCGTTACTGAATTTAGAACCACTTGTTCTGCGGCCGCCACCAGAACCAAACGATGCGTATGCAGAGGTTGATAGCACCGATTTGTTGTTTATTTCCCATAGATGATTTAAAGACATTTGTGGTTTGTGGTAAAAGTTGAAAGCAGTGCTGTATGCTTTACCGCTTTTGATTCCCCAATCTTTGTTAAATTGCTTAGGTCCGGATTGTGTGTTTTCTAGATCGGCAATTTTGCCACGGTTGTATCTTTGTCCGTGTTCTTGTTGTGCACCAAAAGCACTGAAAGATAATCGGTTGGATTGGTTTAATTGTTGGGATAAATTAAGAAAATAATTGAATCCCGAAAATGCAGTTCCGTCTACGTAACCATCTCCAGAGATTTTTGCGGCGCTCACTGTGGCTGCAAATCCTTTTTTGGACAAACCAGTAGAGTAGGTCATGCCATATTTTTGATAATTATTGTTGGCAATACTTGCTGCAATGTTTCCACCCTCTTCTACATCAGTAGTTTTGGTGATAACATTAATGGTTCCTCCAATAGAAGGTACAGCTACCTTTGAGGCGCCAAGACCTCGTTGTACTTGCATAGTAGAGGTTACATCTCCAAGACCCGCCCAGTTGGACCAATATACGGCACCGTTTTCCATATCGTTTACTGGAACACCATTGATCATTACGGCTACATTCTCAGAACTGAATCCTCGGATGTTTACTCTTCCGTCTCCATAACCTCCACCAGCTCTAGTGGCATATATACCTGGGGTTGCTTTTAAGATTTCTGGAAATTCTTGGGTACTTAATTTTAGGGCAATATCTTCGGCTTTTATGGTAGATACGGCTACGGGAGTTTTTCGGTCTACGGCCACGGAGGATATAATGCGTACTTCTTTTAGACCTACTTGGCTGGAGGATAAGAATATTTCGCCTAGATCTTCGCTTTTGGAGAAGGGGATGGTTTGTTTGGTATATCCGATGTAAGAAATACTAATTTCACCGGTATTGTTTTCAGTTGTTAGGCTGAATTTTCCGTCATAATCAGAAAGAACGCTTTTGGTAGTTCCTTTTTCTGTAATGGTTACTCCTGTTAGGGCAAAATTCATTTCGGGATCTGTAATTTTACCTGTAATAGTGCTTTGTCCAATACAATTTGCGGCAAAAAATAATGCTACAGTTAGTATTAATGAACTAACGATTTTTTTCATAACTTTTTTTGTAAATTTTGTTAATTAATTTTAGGCAAAGTTAGAAATATGCTATTGTTTGCTGTTAATTAAGGATTAATTAAGAGCTGTTAATAAGGTAGTTAGCTTTTGTTGTAAAACGAGCTGTGGGCTTGTTTGGGTGTTGTTTTTTTAAAATTTTAAGGGATTTAAAATAAAATTCGTTTTTATTTTGAAGGGAATTAAGAATTTGCGATTAATTTACTGTTTTACAGAATTGTTAATCTTTGGTAATTTTGGTGAATTTTGTTAACAGGGAGTTACTACTTTTGGAATTTTGTGCACTATACTATGCTTGGCTTCTAGCCTTGACAGTAACGGAAAGCCTATGCGGGTTGCTGGCTGCTTTTTAGGCTATTGGTAGAGCGACCGCAGGAAGCTCCTGCCAACAGCTTATAAAAAGGGCTTGCAACCAAATAGCTTGTAGTGTATGGCGAGAGTGGCTTTAAAAAATTGGAGCAAAAAAAATCCCCAACTACTGGATGTAATTGGGGATTTTGAAATATAGTTGCCTAAAAAGGGATAGACTTTAAGGAATTATTTTAGGTCAAATCGGTCTGCATTCATGACTTTGGACCATGCGGCAACAAAATCAGTAACAAATTTACCTTTGTTGTCATCTTGAGCATATACCTCGGCATAGGAGCGCAGGATAGAGTTGGAGCCAAACACTAAGTCCACGCGTGTTGCAGTCCATTTTAGAATTCCAGTTTTACGATCGCAAATGGCATACAAGCCAGGTGATGTAGGTTTCCAACTAGTGCTCATATCGGTTAGGTTTATAAAGAAATCCGTAGTCAAAGCGCCAATGGTATTTGTAAAAACACCATGTTTGGTGTTGCCATAGTTGGTCCCAAGAACTCTCATTCCGCCTACAAGTACGGTCATTTCGGGTGCTGTTAATCCCATGAGTTGGCTGCGGTCTAGCATTAATTCTTCTGGATTTATGGTGTTGTCTTTTTTGCAGTAGTTACGGTATCCATCTGCTAAAGGTTCTAGTGGTTCAAAAGATTCTACATCTGTCATTTGTGCAGAAGCGTCTCCACGACCAGCTATAAATGGAACCGTGGTCGGAAATCCAGCCGCTTTTGCAGCTTGTTCTATGGCTAGATTGCCAGCTAAAACAATTGTATCTGCAATACTAGCTCCAAATTCGATAGCAATTGGCTCAAGAACCGATACTACATATGCTAAACGCTGGGGTTCATTTGCTTGCCAGCTTTTTTGAGGTGCTAACCGAATTCGTGCTCCGTTTGCTCCGCCACGCATATCGGATCCACGGTAGGTACGGGCACTATCCCAAGCGGTGTTGATTCTGTCCTGCATGGATAGGCCAGAAGCCGTAATTTTGCTTTTTAGAGCTTCTACGTTATAGTTTTTATTTCCTGCGGGTATTGGGTCTTGCCAAATTAAATCTTCTTGTGGTGCATCAGTGCCAAAGTATCTGGTTTTTGGTCCCATGTCTCTATGGGTCAATTTAAACCAAGCACGTGCAAATACCTCTGAGAAATAGGCTTGATCGTTCATGAATTTCAAGGAGATTTCTTTGTAGATTGGATCTACTTTCAGGGCCATATCTGCATCGGTCATTATTGGGTTTAAACGGATACTTGGATCTTCTACGTCTACTGGTTTGTCTTCGGGATTAATGTTTACGGGTTCGTATTGCCAAGCTCCTGCTGGGCTTTTGACGAGTTGCCACTCGTGGTTGAATAACATCTCGAAATAACCACTATCCCATTTTGTTGGGTTGGTTGTCCAGGCTCCTTCTATTCCGCTGGTTACAGTATCAGCACCTTTTCCAGATTTGGTAGGGTTGTTCCATCCAAAACCTTGTTCTTCTATGGGAGCGCCTTCGGGTGATTCTCCTAAAATACTTGCATCTCCGTTACCGTGTGCTTTACCTACTGTATGGCCTCCGGCTGTTAAGGCAACTGTTTCTTCGTCGTTCATAGCCATTCGTTGAAAGGTTTCACGGATGTGAGATGCTGTTTTTAAAGGATTTGGTTGTCCGTTTACTCCTTCTGGGTTTACATAGATTAACCCCATGTGTACAGAGGCTAATGGTTTTTCCATTGTTGAGGGATCTTCTAAATCGCTATAACGTTGTTCGCTTGGAGCTAGCCATTGGTTTTCGGATCCCCAGTAAATATCTATTTCTGGACTCCAAATATCTGTACGTCCAAAAGAAAATCCAAAGGTTTTTAAACCCATATTTTCATAGGCGATTGTACCTGCAAGTACTATTAAATCTGCCCAACTTAATTTGTTTCCGTATTTTTTTTTGATAGGCCATAAC
Proteins encoded in this region:
- the katG gene encoding catalase/peroxidase HPI, producing the protein MENNTPKNQGQCPVNHVQKPDSPTIVEGNHATTAAKCPVMHGSNTSNQAAVTSWWPNALNLDILHQKNTQLNPLGKDFNYLEELKKLDIEALKKDLHILMTDSQDWWPADWGHYGGLMIRLTWHAAGSYRTYDGRGGAGTGNQRFSPLNSWPDNANLDKARRLLWPIKKKYGNKLSWADLIVLAGTIAYENMGLKTFGFSFGRTDIWSPEIDIYWGSENQWLAPSEQRYSDLEDPSTMEKPLASVHMGLIYVNPEGVNGQPNPLKTASHIRETFQRMAMNDEETVALTAGGHTVGKAHGNGDASILGESPEGAPIEEQGFGWNNPTKSGKGADTVTSGIEGAWTTNPTKWDSGYFEMLFNHEWQLVKSPAGAWQYEPVNINPEDKPVDVEDPSIRLNPIMTDADMALKVDPIYKEISLKFMNDQAYFSEVFARAWFKLTHRDMGPKTRYFGTDAPQEDLIWQDPIPAGNKNYNVEALKSKITASGLSMQDRINTAWDSARTYRGSDMRGGANGARIRLAPQKSWQANEPQRLAYVVSVLEPIAIEFGASIADTIVLAGNLAIEQAAKAAGFPTTVPFIAGRGDASAQMTDVESFEPLEPLADGYRNYCKKDNTINPEELMLDRSQLMGLTAPEMTVLVGGMRVLGTNYGNTKHGVFTNTIGALTTDFFINLTDMSTSWKPTSPGLYAICDRKTGILKWTATRVDLVFGSNSILRSYAEVYAQDDNKGKFVTDFVAAWSKVMNADRFDLK
- a CDS encoding TonB-dependent receptor; protein product: MKKIVSSLILTVALFFAANCIGQSTITGKITDPEMNFALTGVTITEKGTTKSVLSDYDGKFSLTTENNTGEISISYIGYTKQTIPFSKSEDLGEIFLSSSQVGLKEVRIISSVAVDRKTPVAVSTIKAEDIALKLSTQEFPEILKATPGIYATRAGGGYGDGRVNIRGFSSENVAVMINGVPVNDMENGAVYWSNWAGLGDVTSTMQVQRGLGASKVAVPSIGGTINVITKTTDVEEGGNIAASIANNNYQKYGMTYSTGLSKKGFAATVSAAKISGDGYVDGTAFSGFNYFLNLSQQLNQSNRLSFSAFGAQQEHGQRYNRGKIADLENTQSGPKQFNKDWGIKSGKAYSTAFNFYHKPQMSLNHLWEINNKSVLSTSAYASFGSGGGRRTSGSKFSNDQYRIGGVDQPIDIDQIVDENRANGIAGATDIIASSRNSHQWYGLLSTYKNDINEKLRVSGGLDARYYVGSHWYQVDDLLGGLFFTDPKTTKKTYGKALKVGDRYNKDYDGIVTRGGLFLQGEYQVNDKANLFIATDISNTNYQKEEFMSNTIADNARTSDAINFVGYGIKGGGNYNLDNKNNVFVNVGYFSKAPFLNSVFLDDNTLDLNKNAQNEKVFSAEVGYGFRSERASINLNVYNTYWLDKTITSTTVIASTQERFYANLQGMDALHQGVEIDAKIKATENLSFTAMASLGNWKWKSNVSGFIRDESGEIVGKEINVFAKDLKVGDAAQTTFALGAKYKYAPKSQFYVDYNYAGNLYSSYDVTNRSKENMPSLWKVPAYGLIDLGMNHHFKFGSFEANLNGKVNNALNTTYISDANDIDGTASSAFVYYGAGRTYSIGLTLNY
- a CDS encoding endonuclease produces the protein MKKIILLLSAAILCLNCSTSNEEITPVVPKKTVSVVAVNDQINISENTAIILQNLLANDTLKDNTSITSIDATSSMGGTIQNNNDKTYTYTPAKNFTGTDSFEYTLCDLDQAASCSTAKVTITVTDKGNPTAQKDLVTVGMNTTTTISTLVANDLVVDDATISNIDNTGTKGSVKLHADGTVTYTPSNGFVGTDTFKYSLCDNDVPTASCSEATVIVTVVENISFSIPNSIKEYYSSVFFCKDKTILLQELKKVTTAKHTTHLSYGQRHQYLYKADQDPNNTKNVLLMYSGQSRYWEEYTSGTNSYMPQTFNTEHIYPQSKLTAAEAVSDLHHLRSCDDAVNSLRSNYSYTDGTGSYALKNNQWYPGDDWRGDVARMVLYLAIRYGESVEKVGTIDLFLKWNKEDPVSAFEIQRNNVIANAQGVRNPFIDNPYLATLLWDGQAAQNRWE